A window of Candidatus Epulonipiscium sp. genomic DNA:
TTCCGTTGTAGAAGGTTCTATTCCCATATAAGGCAAAACATTTTGGAATATTTCCTTGGCTACAGGAGCTGCTGTTCCACTTCCTTCAGAATAATATTTTGTTTCATCTAAAAGCACCAGCACAATAATCTGTGGGTTTTCTACAGGGGCATATCCAATAAAAGAAAGGACATATTTCCCTTCTTCCCTAGGTAACTTTTCCGCCGTTCCCGTTTTTCCACCAATCCTATATCCTTCTACCTTTGCCTTTTTACCTGTCCCACCATCAACGACAGATTCTAAATAGTTTCTGAGCACTTGGGAACTTTCCTTAGAGATAACTTTCCTTTTTAGAATAGGGGTTGTTTCGTTTATTGCGCTGCCATCCTCAGAAACAATTTGCTTAACAATATATGGCTGCATTAAATTTCCCCCATTTATAACAGCTGCAAATCCATTGAGCATTTGGATAGGGGTTACGTTAAAGGATTGACCAAAAGAACTGGTAGCTAATTCTACCGGTCTTAAGCCATCCAGATTATGCAAAATTCCCAGGGCTTCTCCCGGCAAATCAATTCCTGTTAATTCTCCAAAGCCAAACAACTTTTGGTAATGATAAAAAATATCCGGTCCCATTTTTTCTGCAATATCCATCATGGCAATATTACAGGAATTAGCCAAAACTTCTTCTAGGGTCTGTACCCCGTGCCCAGATGTCTTCCAACATCCTATATTCCGCCCGTATACATTTTTATGCCCCAAACATTCAAAGGTGTCATTTATCGAGATTATATTTTCTTCTAAGGCAGCTGCAAGTACCAAAGGCTTAAATGTGGAGCCCGGTTCATATGTATCGCTTACGTTGTAATTTCGCCAAATCTTATTTAATCTTTCTAACTTTTGTTTATCATTTAAATCTTTCCAATCCTTATTTCCATCATATTCACTTAGGTCATTATATTTATTAGGATTGTAGGCTGGATATGCAGTCATTGCCAGTATCTCACCGGTATTAGGATTCATAACAATCACTGAAGCATTCTTAGGCTGATGCTCATGAATCGCCTTTTCCAAAGCTGTTTCTGCAAAATGCTGGATTGTTTCATCTATGGTTAGTACAATTGTATTTCCCTGTTTAGCAGGGATATTTTCTTCCGTAATGTACTTACCTTCCTTTAGCATGGGAAATACCCGACCGGGGATTCCATTAAGCCGTTGATCATATTGTTGCTCTATACCATATTGGGCTTCTTTATTCCTATTAACAAATCCCAGTATATGAGAAGCCGATTCGTTTTTTAAATAATTTCTAACCGAATCCTCTTCTAACCACACCCCTTTTAATTCTTCCTCTTTAATCTTTTGCGCCATATCGACTTTTATTTGCTTGGCAATCACTTCATACCTAGAATTTGGATTTTTTAATATTCTCTCATTTAGATTCTCAAAGGGTATGTTTAAGAGGTTTCCTATAGTTTCTAATATCTTCTTTCTTTCTTCTTCAGGGACCTGTTCAATCAATATGTTGGAATCTAATATAACATTGTATACAATTGTACTTAAAGCCAAATCATGATAATTCCTGTCAACAATAGAACCCCTATTGGGGTAAATAATTTGTTCTGTATTTAGTCTTTGTAATACAGCCTTTTCCTCATATACTGCTCCATCTACATATTTAATATATCCTATTCGATACATTAAAAATAGGATGGAGGATACAAAAAACAATAATATCCCAAAGTTTCTTCTTCTCATCTGCCGCATTAGTTTATTCATTTCTTCACTCTTTCCAGTTTAAGAAGTCAAAAAAGCTAGCAGCTACAAAGTCTTTATTTGTTGTTTCTTCCTCTAATTGCTTTATATTTTTTTCCGGCTGATAATAAGCTGTATAGCTTATTTTGGGAATGTTTATGTATACTATTTGATGGGGTGCAGGTTCTATCATTCCTAGGCCTTGTATTGCTTTTTCCTTAATAGCTGTAAGGTCAATACTTCCTGCTATTTCTGATTTTAAAAGGGCATTGGTATTTTTAATTTCTTTTAAATCTGATTTCATTGTATTGATTTCTTTTTGGTTAAAAGCAATGGATGCGTACTGTCCCATAAGAAATAAACATCCTATAAAAATCAAAAATACATTCCCTACCAACCTTAATCTATATGATACAGTCCTTTTAGCTTTTTGAATCTTTTCCTTTTTGGAATAATGGGTATATAATTCCCCATTATCCTCTTGCGCTAGGATATCATGTATATGGGTGTTGATTTTAGGTGCGGCGCTCCCAAATATATATTGTTCCTGATTGTACCTTCTTGACATTATAATTCCCCCAAAATTATAATTTTTTTAAAATCCTTAACTTTGCGCTTCTTGACCTAGGATTACATTCTATTTCTTCTTCCGTAGGTACAATAGGCTTTCTGGTAATTACTTTAACTTGTCCTTTTTTCCCACAAACACATATAGGAAATTCCGGCGGACAGGTACATGGATTTTCTAAATTTTTAAATGTTTGTTTAACAATCCTATCCTCTAAGGAATGGAATGTAATTATACAAAGTCTCCCATCAGGGGCCAGTACATCTATAATATCCTGTATGGATTGCTTTAAGATTTCCAATTCTTTATTTACCTCTATTCGTATTGCTTGAAAAGTTCTTTTAGCAGGATGAGGGCCATTTTTCCTAGCCCCTGCCGGTATGGCTTTTTTTATAATCTCCACCAATTGGTAGGTGGTTTCAATCGGCGTTTTGCTTCTTTCATCCAAAATAAATCTTGCTATTCTTTTCGCCCATCGTTCTTCACCAAAGTTTTTGATGATATTTTCCAAACCCGCTTCACTATATTCGTTAACCACTTCTTTTGCGGTAAGGGCTTTGTTTTGATTCATCCTCATATCCAAAGGAGCATCATGCATATATGAAAATCCCCTTTGTGGCTCATCTAACTGATAAGAAGAAACCCCTAAATCTAGAAGCATTCCGTTAATATAATCAATTTCTAGTTCTTCTACTATTCTCCTTATGTTTGAAAAATTATCATTAACTAAGGCAATGTTTTTGCCCTTATCTAATAGCTTTATCTTAGAGGCTCTAATTGCATCCATATCTTGGTCTATACCGATAAACCGCCCCTTATCATTTAACTTCTTACATATCTCTTCTGAATGACCTGCTCCACCCATTGTTCCATCAATGTAAATTCCGCTAGGGTCAATTTCTAATCCTTCTATACATTCATTTAATAGTACTGATACATGATGAAAATTCATCTTTTCACCTCATCATAGTTATATTCCTAATTCCTGCATGTTTTCAGCTAAATCATTGGCATCAAAATCTTCATCGTTGTTATATGCTTCCCAATTATCCTTACTCCATATTTCTACTCTGTTTGTGACACCAATGAATATAACGTCTTTTTCTAGTTTACAGTAACTTCTTAAATTATTAGGAATTAATATTCTTCCCTGCTTATCGATTGTACATTCTATGGCTCCTGCAAGAAAAAATCTAACAAACTTTCTAGCATTTGAATTAGTTAGCGGAAGGGCATTTAGTTTTTCTTCAAATACCTTCCATTCCAAATAGGGATACACAAAAAGGCAGTTATCCAATCCTTTTGTCACAACAAAAGTATCCCCTAGTTCATCCCTAAATTTAGATGGAACTATGAGACGTCCCTTAGCATCAATGGTATGTTGGTATTCTCCCATAAACATATATATCCCACCTTAGGGGGTATTCTACCACTTCCCCCCACTTTCAACCACTTTCTACCTCATATTGTAGTATGACAGGCTTTTTTTTTCAAGTATTTTTAGGAAAAAATAAAAGGAGATAGGAATTATTTCCTATCTCCAAGCAATAAAATTGCTTATAGCCTTATACTTTCAATTGTTTTGTGCGATAAGTTTGATCATAATATAGAACAATTAACTTGTCCAATTCTGTACTTAGTTTATAAATTTCTTGATAACTTTTATCCCCTACGATTAAATCATCTAATTTTTCCCGTAGAAGAGTAATTTCCCCATAAACATTATTCATTTTCTCACCCCGTTTTTATAATCCCCATAATAAAAAACTTAAAACTTTTATCTCTATTGTTCTAAAATTATTATAATACTTTATAAATGAAAAATCAACATATTTTTACACATTTTTCCCATTTCTATGTTTCTTTTGTATTTCTCCTCTTATATACAATCATTGATATTGAAATTAGGACTAATACAATCGATACAATTTGGGATATAGCAATCCCCGTATTTCCAACCATCAACTGATCAACCCTAATGCCCTCAATCCAAGTTCTTCCACAGCCATAGCCTACCAAGTACAGTAAAAATAATTCTCCATCAAATTTTTTCTTTTTCCTATACCATAGTAATAAAAGACAAACACCCAAATTCCATATTGATTCATATAAAAAAGTCGGATGTACTTGTATATATTCTACCCCTTCATATGTGTAGATATTATTAAGTATATTTTCTGTAAGGGGCTGTCCCATTACGTTTTGTTTCATTAAACGCATTGCAAATAAAGAATCGGTATATCGTCCAAACACCTCTTGATTAAAGAAATTCCCCCATCTTCCTATTGCCTGTCCCAATACTAGGCTTGGGGCAGCTGTATCTGCTAATAACCCAAATGATATGTTTTTCTTCTTTGTAAATATCCATGCCACAAGAATAGAGGCTAAAATCCCTCCATAAATAGCTAGACCACCTTCTCTAAAGGCAAAAATCTCTAAAAGATTGTCCTTATAATCGTCCCAAGAAAAAATAACATAGTATAATCTCGCTCCAATAATTGCAGCAATTATACTATACATCAAAAAATCAATGTAATCATCTGGGTTTTGATTTGTTTTCTTTGCTTCTCTTAGGGCAAGTAATAATCCACTTATAACTCCTAATCCTATAAGTACTCCATATCGATATATAGGAAATCCAAAAACTCTCAGGGCCACAGGGTCTAATTTGCTAATTTTAATCCCTAAATGTGGAAACCATACTTCCGGTGCCTTAACCATAATCTTCCCCCTTTTCTTTAGTCTACTTAATTATAGTTATTTTTTTCTAAAATGTAAAATATAATTCATGAAAAGCAAATTAAAATCATTTTATACAGTTGGGGTAACTCTTCTAATAATAGCTCCTAGTTCTTCTGATAGACCATTAATTGGCCTACCCTTATTTATGCCTTTTGATATGTCTATAATTCTTTCAACGATTTCCGGGGATGATGTAATGGATATATTTTTCAAGGAAGCATCCATTAAAAAAGTTTCCTTTTCAACTTTTTTCTTTATCTGATTAACTTGCTCTTCGCCGGTATTAGTCCCTAAGCTTAATCCTATTAATGCTGTATTACCTGTTATAACTACGGTTGTTTTTTCTACTTCCGGCAATCGTGCGATTTTTTCTGCAATGCGATTTGCTCTTTGGGTATTATATTCCATGTCAAAATAAGTATTAGTTCTTCTTTCAACTTCTTCAGGAGTATTATAAGGATTAGGATTATTAAACTCTTCTATAGAGCCTTTTGTTTTTATCATATCCTTACCAATGTAATTTTTTATATTAGTACATCCACTTAATACTAGTACAAACATAGCTATATAATTAAAAATATATTTATTTTTAGACATATTTCCACCTCCATCTGTAGTATTTGAAAATTCTAAGGTTTTTAAAGTAGAAAAGTATGCTCATTTCCCCATTCATTTCATCCCTTATCTATTAATAAAGCGAATAAAAACTATTATTAATAAAATACTAATAAAAAATGTTTTCTTTTTCTAAGGTTTGATTTATGATAAAATGATTTTAAAGTTCTATCTTTAATCAAAATATTAAATTAGGAGGAATAAATATGTACACCAAAGCCAAAAAGCGTCATTACAGAGTAGCACAAAAAGAGGTGGAACAATCCCCTGCTAAAGGCATTTTTATCGAAAATAATAAAAAACAGCAATACATTCTTTTTGCTGTAGGTATGTTTGTCTTTACCTTCATACAGGGATTTATTGTAGGATATCTGGTATCAAGGGATTAACAAAAAATGCACAATGATTTCATTGTGCATTTTTTATAGGATTGATTAAATCAAATCCTTTGGGTATAATGTAATTTTGAATTGGTTATACGTAAAAACCTCTTTAATTGAAAATGAAAGGAAGTATTGTTTATGAAGCTTGGTATTGTTGGTCTTCCTAATGTAGGAAAGAGCACATTATTTAATTCTCTTACAAAAGGAGGGGCAGAATCGGCTAACTATCCTTTCTGCACGATCGATCCTAATGTCGGCATTGTACCCGTTCCTGATGAGAGGCTGAACCCTTTAGATGAGATGTATCATGCAGAGAAAGTAACCCCTGCAGTTATTGAATTCGTAGATATTGCAGGACTTGTAAAAGGAGCAAGTAAGGGGGAAGGATTAGGCAATAAGTTTCTATCCCATATTCGTGAGGTAGATGCTATAGTTCATGTTGTCAGATGTTTTGATGATACGAATATTATCCATGTAGAAGGTTCCATAAATCCAATCCGTGATATTGAAACCATAAATTTGGAACTTGTTTTTTCTGACCTTGAAATCATAGAGCGCAGAATTCAAAAGACACAAAAAGCTGCTAAAGCCGATAAATCCCTTCAAAAAGAGCTAGAGATATTAGAATATCTAAAAAAAGAATTAGAAGATGGTAAATGTGCTAGGAGCATTGGTTTTGATTCTCAAGAAGAAAAGGACTTTGTGGCATCTCTTGATCTTTTAACCTATAAACCTGTGCTATATGCAGCTAATGTAACAGAGGATGATTTAATTTCAAATGGTAAGGACAACCCTTATGTACAGACCGTCCTTGATTATGCCAAAACAGAAAATTCTGAGGTCTTTGTTATTTGTGCAAAAATTGAAGAAGAGATAGCTGAACTAGATGATGATGAAAAGAAAGTATTTCTAGAAGACTTAGGAATCTATGATACCGGTCTTGAAAGACTCGTTGCAGCTAGTTATAAATTATTAGGTCTTATAAGTTATTTAACTGCCGGCCCAAAAGAAGTACGAGCTTGGACGATTATTAGGGGTACAAAAGCTCCCCAAGCAGCAGGTAAAATCCATTCCGATTTTGAGAGAGGTTTTATCCGAGCAGAAATTGTATCCTATAATGACCTAATGAAATGTGGAAATTATACAACAGCTAGGGAAAAAGGACTGGTAAGATTAGAAGGTAAAGAATATATAGTTCAAGATGGCGATATTATATTATTTCGTTTTAATGTATAAAAACAGGGGCAATAATGCCCCTGTTTTATTCTATTTCATCCATAACTTCTTTATATTCTCCCCCATCATCTTTACTCTTCTTATTTCCAAAATTAAATTTAGATAAAACCCCTGGAATCATATCGATGAGTTTATTAACACTATCTTGACTCTTAACATTAATAAGTTGGGTCGAGCCATCCTTTATTAGCAAAATAGCACTAGGAGTTATCTTAGCCCCTAATCCTCCCATTCCTGAATCCTTGTTTTCTCCCTTTTCCGTTTTACCCCCTGATGCTCCAGCTCCAACTCCAAAACTTACATCAACTAGCGGAATAATCATAGCATCCTCTACCTTCATAGGTTCTCCCACAACTGTTTTTGTTGATACAAAGTTTTCTAATTGTCCAAAAAGAGCTTCAAAGTTATTCTTCAAGTTCGATTCCATTATTATCTTCCTTTCGTTTTCTAAGGTATAGTTTTATAATATTCTTTATAGGTTTTTTAAGTAGGTACACTATAATATGCCCTATGATTACGCCTATTGAAAACTTCCCTTTACCTTTTATCTCTCCTATGAATATTTCCTTATCAAAATTTCCTTTAATATGTACACTGTTTCCAAAATACGGCTTTATTATTCCTATTAAGCCTAAAGTATATCCCGTATGGGAAGGGTCCTTGAAACCAAATTCCGCATGCAGATAAAAATCACGGGGCATAATATGAAGAATTAAATTCTTAATCAATTCATAAGTATGCGAAACAACCTCCTTTTTATGGGGATAGTCCATTAATTCTTTTATACCAAAACTATCTTTTTCCTCCACCTGCTCTTTTGCCTCTTCTATTGTATCTTCCTTAAATGCTTTAGCCGACTCATTTATTTTTTTGATAGGCTTTGCAATCTTTTTATGCTGAATCCTTCTAGTTTCTTTTTTTATGCCCTCTTTTTTTTCGCAATTTTCCTTGCTTTTATCTTTAGTTTTAGCATCTGATTCTTCGTCTACCTTAACAACATCCTTTATGGTATCTTTTTTTATTAAAGTTTTTCCAAATAAACGGAAAAGTTTTTTTGTCATCTTAGATTCTTTTACTACATAATGATAATACATTAGATTGATAAACCATGTTATTTTCAAGTCTACATCTGTATCTTTACTTCCTAAAATATGAATAGAGTATCTAACAGGAACAAACAAAATAATCAGTACTCCAAGGAGCAGTATCCCCAATACAATACCTAGTATAATTCCTATATATTTTAAAATAGATAGTAAAATCAACCATATTGACATTCAAATGCTCCTAATCTAATGCAAAAAATTCTCTAATCTTTAAAGGGTCCTTATACTCCTTATAAACACAAGCCATAATTTGCCTTGTTAATTCAAAAGCTTCGTCCCTACTGCTGGCAATGCCAATAATCTTATACTTTTCCTTAGAATAGATGTCTTTGATCATTTCCCTACTGCTTAATATCTCCATAAGATGATGGGGTTTATCCCCGACACAAAGACAATAAATATTCTTTAGGGGGAGATTATTTGCAATGGTTTTAAGGATTTTATCCTTATTCTTTATCGTTTCCCCAATATAACACCTTTTAGCAATAATCATACGCATTCCTCTTTCATTTGGGTAAACAGCTTATTTATATTAATCTTTGACCAATTCAAAATACATTATAACAAAAATAAAAAATAAAGTCACGATATTCGTGACTTTATTGCAAAGCTGCCTCTAATTTAGGTATATGTTCCCTAGGAAACAATCTTAAAAGCTGCATATATTGTTCTTGATTTAATCCCTGTGTAGATACATATATGTCAATCTTTTGTTCTACATCACCTTTTTGGAAACGTTGTTTCAACTGTTCAAACTGTTGTAGGTCCATGTGGAATACACTCCTTTAATAGATTTTCTCTCTTAGTATATACCACAATAAATAATCTATTCTATCGTATAATAAACAACTAATCTTTAAAATAAGCTCCTATAAACTAATCTGAAATAAAGTAAACCCCTAATAAAACTAGTACTGTTCCAAATATCTTACCCATACTCAATTTTTGATTTCTTAAAATAATAAAATCCATATAAAGGCTGCTTAAAATTTGTGCAGCAACTATCATGGTTAAGGTTATTGTCATTCCCAGCTTGGGTATAGCCTTGGTTACAAAATAAATTATAAATGCCCCAAATATCCCACCAATAAGATATTGTAGCTTAACATTAAATATTTTGGTATATTCCCTTAAGGTTCCACCGGTTATATTTATGAGAAGCATCACTATTAATCCCACCAACAAACTATGTAAACTTGCTATTTTAGGATTTACAGCCTTTCCTAATTGTGCATTAATATCCGCTTCTAAAGTAGTGAATATTCCTGCTGCTATGGCTAATATATATGGTATAATCTCATGAATCATCGTTAATCACCCCATATTCCTTACTTATGGGATTATATTAAATAAAATGCGTAATTATTACTAATCACTTAATAATATATATGAACAAAGAAAAACACCCACCAAAAGTGAATGTTTAATATATGTAAATGAGCAAATCTATAAGCCGAGTTCTGTATTAGACGGTCATCTATCTAGGCATATAGTTACCTATACACTCAAGCAACCTACCATGGAACGGGACGGGCAGCCCCATATGTTCTTTTATGTGGTTTTGCTCCAGGTGGGGTTTACATAGCCTCCCAAGTCGCCATGGGAGCGGTGAGCTCTTACTTCACCTTTCCATCCTTACTGCCTTATCAAAGATAAGGCTAGCGGTTTATTTCTGTTGCACTTTCCTTAGAGTCGCCTCCACTGGGGGTTACCCAGCACCCTGCCCTTTGGAGCTCGGACTTTCCTCAAGTACGACCTCACGGTGCTGTACTTGCGACCATCTGACTTACTCATTTTTTATTAAATTTGTCCTATTATATTATCATGATTACTTATGCTAGTCAAATACAATTTCTTCTAGTGAAAGCAACTTCCTCCAATAAATTCTCGTATAATAGAGTTTTGTGGTACCACTTCACTGCTTACCCCTAAGAAGTAATCTAAAAATTTAAACAACCGTTTTGCCTCCGAGTAATATTTGGATTTAGGATCTACCTTAAAAAGGAGAGGTTCTGCATATTGCTTTAATACTGCCAGTTCGTAGATTAGGGCTGAGTTAAACATAACATCCGCTTCTTCCTGATAAGGAAAGATATTTTTTTCTTCCCCTCTCCTAACAGAAGGCCACAGTTCCATAGTTCTTTCTGCATTAGTTCCACGATATTGATTATCCCTTATCATTCTTCTAAGAAGTCTAGTATCTGTCGTAGGAATTCTATTATGATCGTCCACATTCAACTGTGTTAAGGCGCTTATATAAATTTTAAACTTATTTTCTCTCGGGACATCCGCAGTTAGTTTTTCGTTAAGACCATGAATCCCTTCTATAATCAAAACATCGTTAACATCCATTTTAATCTTTCTACCTTTGTATTCTCTTTTCCCCGTCTTAAAATTAAAGGAAGGAATGCTAACGATTTCTCCATTTAGAAGGCTTGTTAGGTTTTCGTTAAAAAGCTTAACATCTATAGCCTCTAAAGCTTCAAAATCATACTCTCCATTTTCATCCCTTGGGGTATACTCCCTGTCCACAAAGTAATCGTCTATGGAAATAGCATGTGGACTCATACCATTTACTCTTAACTGGATAGAGAGCCTTTGGGCGAAAGTAGTTTTACCGGATGAGGAGGGTCCTGCTATTAAAATCACTCCTATTGAGTCTCTTTTTTCTGCAATCATATCGGCAATATGGGCAATTTTCTTTTCGTGGAGGGCTTCCGAAATCCTAATTAGTCCTCCTATTCCCTGTTCTGCTATCACATCATTTAATGCTCCAACGGTATCAACCCTCATAATCCTTCCCCAGGCTTTGTATTCCATGAAAACTTGGAATAATTTCGATAAAGGTTCATATTCTGAAAGCTTTTCCGGGGTTTTTATAGTTGGGAACTGTAGTATAAATCCAGGGGTATGGTTAATGAGTCTGAATATTTTTAGATACCCAGTACTAGGGACCATGTATCCATAAAAGTAATTTTTAAGTTCCCCTAATTGGTATAAGTTTACCATGGAAGACCTTCTGTATTTAAATAAATTTCTTTTATCATCCATACCGTTTTGCTCGAAAATTGTCATTGCCTGTTCTAGGGGAATGGACATTTTTTCGAAAGGAATATCTTGTTCTGCTATTTTCTTCATTTTATCTTCTATTTGGCCTAGTAATTCTTCAGATAAATTATCCATCCCCAGCAATTCGCAATAAAATCCATCTCCCATGGAATGGTGAATTATAACATTTTCATCCTTAAGTACCTGTCTTGCAGCATAGATTAATAGAAATGATAAACTCCTTTGATAAATTCTCATTCCATCTATAGTAGTTAAATCAATGAATTCGATATTACAGTCTTTGGTAATTTGGCTTCTTAATTCTTTAATTCTATTATCTATTTTTGCAGCAACAATTGTAGATTCATAATTATCTTGCATTTCCTTTGCAATTTCTTCTAACTTGATTCCCTTTTCATAATCTTTAGTTTCTCCATTTGGAAAGGTAATTCTAACTTTTGTTTGTTCACCGGTTAATTTCATAATCCTTTTCCTCCCATTATTTTAGATACTACTTCTATTGCAGATTAATCAGATATGGAAATCTACCCTAGGATAATCCTAATAGGATGCCTCTTATATGACCTTGAAGGGGTCCCCATTGATTTGGGAAGTCTTAAT
This region includes:
- a CDS encoding PASTA domain-containing protein, which translates into the protein MNKLMRQMRRRNFGILLFFVSSILFLMYRIGYIKYVDGAVYEEKAVLQRLNTEQIIYPNRGSIVDRNYHDLALSTIVYNVILDSNILIEQVPEEERKKILETIGNLLNIPFENLNERILKNPNSRYEVIAKQIKVDMAQKIKEEELKGVWLEEDSVRNYLKNESASHILGFVNRNKEAQYGIEQQYDQRLNGIPGRVFPMLKEGKYITEENIPAKQGNTIVLTIDETIQHFAETALEKAIHEHQPKNASVIVMNPNTGEILAMTAYPAYNPNKYNDLSEYDGNKDWKDLNDKQKLERLNKIWRNYNVSDTYEPGSTFKPLVLAAALEENIISINDTFECLGHKNVYGRNIGCWKTSGHGVQTLEEVLANSCNIAMMDIAEKMGPDIFYHYQKLFGFGELTGIDLPGEALGILHNLDGLRPVELATSSFGQSFNVTPIQMLNGFAAVINGGNLMQPYIVKQIVSEDGSAINETTPILKRKVISKESSQVLRNYLESVVDGGTGKKAKVEGYRIGGKTGTAEKLPREEGKYVLSFIGYAPVENPQIIVLVLLDETKYYSEGSGTAAPVAKEIFQNVLPYMGIEPSTTEEIEKTSNVELPDYKGLNLLEVDMDLTIKGLSYEGIGIGNIIKEQFPKPGTMLPQGTTIKLYLSESNEENTEEKIDHEITE
- the rsmH gene encoding 16S rRNA (cytosine(1402)-N(4))-methyltransferase RsmH, whose product is MNFHHVSVLLNECIEGLEIDPSGIYIDGTMGGAGHSEEICKKLNDKGRFIGIDQDMDAIRASKIKLLDKGKNIALVNDNFSNIRRIVEELEIDYINGMLLDLGVSSYQLDEPQRGFSYMHDAPLDMRMNQNKALTAKEVVNEYSEAGLENIIKNFGEERWAKRIARFILDERSKTPIETTYQLVEIIKKAIPAGARKNGPHPAKRTFQAIRIEVNKELEILKQSIQDIIDVLAPDGRLCIITFHSLEDRIVKQTFKNLENPCTCPPEFPICVCGKKGQVKVITRKPIVPTEEEIECNPRSRSAKLRILKKL
- the mraZ gene encoding division/cell wall cluster transcriptional repressor MraZ encodes the protein MFMGEYQHTIDAKGRLIVPSKFRDELGDTFVVTKGLDNCLFVYPYLEWKVFEEKLNALPLTNSNARKFVRFFLAGAIECTIDKQGRILIPNNLRSYCKLEKDVIFIGVTNRVEIWSKDNWEAYNNDEDFDANDLAENMQELGI
- a CDS encoding Spo0E family sporulation regulatory protein-aspartic acid phosphatase, whose product is MNNVYGEITLLREKLDDLIVGDKSYQEIYKLSTELDKLIVLYYDQTYRTKQLKV
- a CDS encoding prolipoprotein diacylglyceryl transferase, with translation MVKAPEVWFPHLGIKISKLDPVALRVFGFPIYRYGVLIGLGVISGLLLALREAKKTNQNPDDYIDFLMYSIIAAIIGARLYYVIFSWDDYKDNLLEIFAFREGGLAIYGGILASILVAWIFTKKKNISFGLLADTAAPSLVLGQAIGRWGNFFNQEVFGRYTDSLFAMRLMKQNVMGQPLTENILNNIYTYEGVEYIQVHPTFLYESIWNLGVCLLLLWYRKKKKFDGELFLLYLVGYGCGRTWIEGIRVDQLMVGNTGIAISQIVSIVLVLISISMIVYKRRNTKET
- a CDS encoding YhcN/YlaJ family sporulation lipoprotein; this translates as MSKNKYIFNYIAMFVLVLSGCTNIKNYIGKDMIKTKGSIEEFNNPNPYNTPEEVERRTNTYFDMEYNTQRANRIAEKIARLPEVEKTTVVITGNTALIGLSLGTNTGEEQVNQIKKKVEKETFLMDASLKNISITSSPEIVERIIDISKGINKGRPINGLSEELGAIIRRVTPTV
- the ychF gene encoding redox-regulated ATPase YchF yields the protein MKLGIVGLPNVGKSTLFNSLTKGGAESANYPFCTIDPNVGIVPVPDERLNPLDEMYHAEKVTPAVIEFVDIAGLVKGASKGEGLGNKFLSHIREVDAIVHVVRCFDDTNIIHVEGSINPIRDIETINLELVFSDLEIIERRIQKTQKAAKADKSLQKELEILEYLKKELEDGKCARSIGFDSQEEKDFVASLDLLTYKPVLYAANVTEDDLISNGKDNPYVQTVLDYAKTENSEVFVICAKIEEEIAELDDDEKKVFLEDLGIYDTGLERLVAASYKLLGLISYLTAGPKEVRAWTIIRGTKAPQAAGKIHSDFERGFIRAEIVSYNDLMKCGNYTTAREKGLVRLEGKEYIVQDGDIILFRFNV
- a CDS encoding sporulation protein produces the protein MMESNLKNNFEALFGQLENFVSTKTVVGEPMKVEDAMIIPLVDVSFGVGAGASGGKTEKGENKDSGMGGLGAKITPSAILLIKDGSTQLINVKSQDSVNKLIDMIPGVLSKFNFGNKKSKDDGGEYKEVMDEIE
- a CDS encoding DUF2953 domain-containing protein; translation: MSIWLILLSILKYIGIILGIVLGILLLGVLIILFVPVRYSIHILGSKDTDVDLKITWFINLMYYHYVVKESKMTKKLFRLFGKTLIKKDTIKDVVKVDEESDAKTKDKSKENCEKKEGIKKETRRIQHKKIAKPIKKINESAKAFKEDTIEEAKEQVEEKDSFGIKELMDYPHKKEVVSHTYELIKNLILHIMPRDFYLHAEFGFKDPSHTGYTLGLIGIIKPYFGNSVHIKGNFDKEIFIGEIKGKGKFSIGVIIGHIIVYLLKKPIKNIIKLYLRKRKEDNNGIELEE
- a CDS encoding DMT family transporter translates to MIHEIIPYILAIAAGIFTTLEADINAQLGKAVNPKIASLHSLLVGLIVMLLINITGGTLREYTKIFNVKLQYLIGGIFGAFIIYFVTKAIPKLGMTITLTMIVAAQILSSLYMDFIILRNQKLSMGKIFGTVLVLLGVYFISD
- a CDS encoding nucleoside kinase — its product is MKLTGEQTKVRITFPNGETKDYEKGIKLEEIAKEMQDNYESTIVAAKIDNRIKELRSQITKDCNIEFIDLTTIDGMRIYQRSLSFLLIYAARQVLKDENVIIHHSMGDGFYCELLGMDNLSEELLGQIEDKMKKIAEQDIPFEKMSIPLEQAMTIFEQNGMDDKRNLFKYRRSSMVNLYQLGELKNYFYGYMVPSTGYLKIFRLINHTPGFILQFPTIKTPEKLSEYEPLSKLFQVFMEYKAWGRIMRVDTVGALNDVIAEQGIGGLIRISEALHEKKIAHIADMIAEKRDSIGVILIAGPSSSGKTTFAQRLSIQLRVNGMSPHAISIDDYFVDREYTPRDENGEYDFEALEAIDVKLFNENLTSLLNGEIVSIPSFNFKTGKREYKGRKIKMDVNDVLIIEGIHGLNEKLTADVPRENKFKIYISALTQLNVDDHNRIPTTDTRLLRRMIRDNQYRGTNAERTMELWPSVRRGEEKNIFPYQEEADVMFNSALIYELAVLKQYAEPLLFKVDPKSKYYSEAKRLFKFLDYFLGVSSEVVPQNSIIREFIGGSCFH